In Primulina eburnea isolate SZY01 chromosome 5, ASM2296580v1, whole genome shotgun sequence, a single window of DNA contains:
- the LOC140832234 gene encoding calmodulin binding protein PICBP-like gives MKNHQKSQMVYVTKSSVQEGEMGKGMDLYLPFNDEQNSEAHVEGYGGIQEFDFLEIAFGETSFPERSYEENLIIMRKYSPQDQQIGYCLKCSGNITEQSLSTPRCSDHATHSSLDKENNYVILPNRDADVLDTHPLANFENSRELKIHVEDHASFITGECENGTSSNDFPETPVVFDEGTKDKSVSSSLSDSPTLSDNNSEVEAELTTVSSITETSITSEVVQIPVSENDASTSEGNKLQFSKPRHMSMWHLIHQHMASELATEAVNKPFPSAEDQDFVDNKSSFLVKESLVASPDFSDSNIGAENGSETQEIEIRKLFAIKLVREAIEKILLPEVQDDLSVTSENISPKEDAEKKQNEDCTEESYGDPYADKGKGCVPSTPEEMGPIAEDSFSMKVMKTGESAIRKSDKKAPKHWSNLKKWILLQRFIRELEKVRKFNPRKPRHLPMSPDLEAEKVNLRPLALDEKKRGEEWMLDYALRQAVNELAPTQKRKVVLLVKAFETVVPPPEDNQSLRRRGKNGAPVEGKGTLLGNDKVSGLVTARQERSATLIKKYSNLLTSNQNVSKSECGDSDPSVATKSLIIDDMGKSIVTEKVILAEPDVKIPREEKTSEHKDTNGDVDDQVNRKDRINMWHMIYQHVLCGIAEKMGSQLLDGSDDGGDKSPGTSKENHVSNNPGSGFTKSDALKLVKEAVDEILLPDTQGNTSDSLSVSTEKEISEENIREVGEQEKLKPENWKKLKKQLLLKKSIKALEKARKRTQAHELLTQELDSGPGRIDLKRQIMDEKKKAEQWMLDYAVQHIVTKLNPAGKEGCTC, from the exons ATGAAGAATCACCAGAAATCCCAAATGGTTTATGTTACAAAATCATCAGTTCAAGAGGGGGAAATGGGTAAGGGGATGGATCTTTACCTGCCATTCAATGATGAACAGAATTCTGAGGCACATGTAGAGGGATATGGTGGCATTCAAGAgttcgattttcttgaaattgctTTTGGCGAAACCTCATTTCCCGAGCGAAGTTATGAAGAGAATCTGATCATAATGAGGAAGTATTCTCCTCAGGACCAACAAATCGGGTATTGTTTGAAGTGTTCTGGCAACATTACAGAACAAAGTTTGTCAACTCCCAGGTGTTCTGATCATGCTACCCATTCGAGTCTTGACAAGGAAAATAATTATGTGATCCTTCCGAACAGAGATGCTGATGTTTTGGATACACACCCATTAGCTAACTTCGAGAATTCCAGAGAACTCAAAATTCACGTTGAGGATCATGCAAGTTTCATTACAGGCGAATGTGAAAATGGAACATCCAGCAATGATTTCCCAGAAACTCCAGTTGTCTTTGATGAAGGAACCAAAGACAAAAGTGTGTCCTCATCACTTTCAGATAGCCCAACTTTAAGTGATAACAATTCTGAGGTTGAAGCAGAGCTTACAACTGTATCTTCTATCACTGAAACTTCTATTACCAGTGAAGTAGTGCAAATTCCAGTATCTGAGAATGACGCATCTACAAGTGAAGGCAACAAACTTCAATTCAGCAAGCCTAGGCACATGAGCATGTGGCACTTGATACATCAGCATATGGCCTCAGAGTTGGCTACAGAAGCTGTGAACAAGCCATTTCCATCTGCTGAAGATCAAGATTTTGTTGATAATAAAAGTTCATTTCTTGTGAAGGAAAGTTTGGTTGCAAGCCCGGATTTTTCTGATTCCAATATAGGTGCGGAAAATGGCTCAGAAACTCAGGAGATTGAAATCCGAAAACTTTTTGCTATCAAGCTAGTTCGAGAAGCAATTGAGAAGATTCTTCTTCCAGAGGTTCAAGATGACCTGTCTGTTACAAGTGAAAACATCTCTCCAAAAGAAGACGCTGAAAAGAAGCAAAATGAAG ATTGCACTGAAGAAAGTTATGGAGATCCGTATGCTGACAAGGGCAAAGGCTGTGTGCCCTCGACCCCCGAAGAGATGGGCCCCATCGCTGAAGATTCTTTTAGTATGAAGGTGATGAAAACTGGAGAATCGGCTATAAGAAAATCTGATAAGAAAGCACCTAAGCACTGGAGTAATCTCAAGAAGTGGATTCTACTTCAAAGATTCATCAGAGAATTGGAGAAAGTGAGGAAATTTAACCCCAGGAAGCCTCGGCATCTGCCAATGAGTCCTGATCTAGAGGCAGAAAAGGTCAATCTGAGACCTCTGGCATTAGATGAGAAGAAAAGAGGAGAAGAATGGATGCTCGATTATGCACTTCGTCAGGCAGTGAATGAACTAGCCCCAACTCAAAAAAGAAAAGTCGTATTGCTTGTAAAAGCATTTGAAACTGTTGTTCCACCCCCGGAAGATAATCAATCTCTGCGCCGAAGAGGCAAAAATGGAGCACCCGTTGAAGGAAAAGGAACGCTACTTGGCAATGATAAAGTTTCAGGCCTAGTTACTGCAAGACAAGAAAGAAGCGCTACACTGATCAAGAAGTATAGTAATCTTTTAACTTCAAATCAGAACGTCAGCAAATCAGAATGTGGTGATAGTGATCCATCTGTTGCTACTAAAAGCCTGATCATCGATGATATGGGGAAATCAATAGTAACCGAGAAAGTGATACTGGCCGAGCCAGATGTCAAAATTCCTCGAGAAGAGAAAACATCTGAACACAAAGATACAAATGGGGATGTAGATGACCAAGTAAACAGGAAAGATCGTATAAATATGTGGCATATGATATATCAGCATGTGCTGTGTGGTATTGCCGAAAAAATGGGAAGCCAACTTCTTGATGGATCAGACGATGGAGGTGATAAATCACCGGGCACAAGTAAAGAAAATCATGTATCCAACAATCCCGGAAGTGGGTTCACTAAATCAGATGCTCTCAAACTTGTAAAAGAGGCGGTCGATGAGATTCTTCTTCCTGATACTCAAGGCAATACCTCTGATTCTCTATCTGTTTCTACAGAGAAAGAGATCTCCGAGGAAAATATCAGGGAAGTTGGAGAACAAGAAAAATTAAAACCTGAGAACTGGAAGAAGCTGAAAAAGCAATTACTCCTCAAAAAATCGATCAAGGCATTGGAGAAAGCTAGAAAACGCACACAAGCTCATGAACTCCTCACCCAGGAGCTCGATTCAGGACCAGGGCGAATTGACTTAAAACGTCAAATAATGGATGAGAAGAAAAAGGCTGAACAGTGGATGCTGGATTATGCTGTTCAACACATTGTCACGAAACTCAATCCAGCCGGAAAAGAAGGGTGTACATGCTAG
- the LOC140832236 gene encoding LOW QUALITY PROTEIN: triacylglycerol lipase SDP1-like (The sequence of the model RefSeq protein was modified relative to this genomic sequence to represent the inferred CDS: deleted 1 base in 1 codon): MDISNDASVDPFSIGPSTLFGRMIAFRILFCKSLSHFRHQIFRTLLICFYKSRNILREFLAPVVSWFHPRNPQGILVMVTVIAFSLKRYTNLKMRAEMAYKRKFWRNMMRSALTYDEWAHAAKMLDKETFRMNESDLYDEELVRNKLQELRHRRQDGSLRDIMFCMRADLVRNLGNMCNPELHKERLQVPRLIKEYIDEVTTQLRMVCDFDSEELLLEEKLAFMHETRHAFGRTALLLSGGASLGAFHVGVVKTLVEHKLLPRIIAGSSVGSVMCSVVATRSWPELQSFFEDSWHSIQFFDQLGGIFTVSKRIVTQGAVHEIRQLQMMLRHLTNNLTFQEAYDLTGRILGITVCSPRKHEPPRCLNYLTSPHVVIWSAVTASCAFPGLFEAQELMAKDRSGEIVPYHPPFHLEPDVASGAASRRWRDGSLEIDLPMMQLKELFNVNHFIVSQANPHIAPLLRVKEIVRAYGGNFAAKFAQLVEMEVKHRCNQILELGFPLGGIAKLFAQDWEGDVTVVMPVTLAQLAKIIQNPSYVELQKAANQGRRCIWEKLSAIKANCAIELSLDECVAILNHMRRLKRSAERAAAASHGLASTVRFNASKRIPSWNVIARENSTGSLEDDLLADVESSFHQVVGTGRNVAAQHGAHDGSDSESESVDLNTWTRSGGPLMRTTSADKFVDFVQNLETDSRMNRNYLRVQISGRDQIHLCSSVTTPDRTSDTEFDQIDLNNRALPGTGSSIMVAEGDFLQPERIRNGIVFNVVRKESLTPSNKSSHDSDHNSSPHDSVAECVQLDSLEKEMDISSVSENEDDVRVGQLYVDDVDSSGISNDGNSSGGICDKHAMDG, from the exons ATGGATATAAGTAATGATGCAAGTGTTGATCCATTCTCGATCGGACCTTCGACTCTGTTTGGTCGAATGATTGCTTTCAGAATTCTCTTTTGTAAGTCTCTATCACATTTTAGGCACCAAATCTTTCGAACGCTGTTAATATGCTTTTACAAATCGAGGAACATTTTGAGGGAGTTTCTAGCACCGGTAGTCTCATGGTTTCATCCTCGAAATCCACAAGGGATTTTAGTTATGGTGACGGTGATTGCTTTTTCATTGAAGCGATACACTAATCTGAAAATGAGGGCCGAAATGGCCTATAAGAGGAAGTTTTGGAGGAATATGATGAGATCTGCTTTGACCTATGACGAGTGGGCGCATGCTGCTAAGATGCTTGATAAGGAGACGTTTAGAATGAATGAATCGGATCTCTATGATGAGGAGCTTGTAAGAAATAAACTTCAAGAGCTCCGCCACCGTCGTCAAGATGGTTCCCTTCGAGATATTATGTTTTGTATGAGGGCCGACCTCGTGCGAAATCTTGGTAATATGTGCAACCCCGAGCTTCACAAGGAGAGGCTACAGGTACCGAGACTCATAAAGGAGTATATAGATGAGGTCACAACCCAATTAAGAATGGTCTGTGACTTTGATTCAGAAGAGCTTCTATTGGAGGAGAAgcttgcttttatgcatgagaCTAGACATGCCTTTGGTAGAACCGCTTTGCTATTAAGCGGTGGGGCTTCTTTGGGAGCTTTTCATGTAGGGGTTGTCAAAACTTTGGTAGAGCACAAACTTTTGCCTCGGATAATTGCCGGCTCTAGTGTGGGATCGGTGATGTGTTCTGTTGTTGCTACTAGATCTTGGCCAGAGCTTCAAAGTTTCTTTGAGGATTCTTGGCATTCTATTCAATTTTTTGACCAGTTGGGTGGAATTTTTACGGTTTCCAAAAGGATTGTGACGCAAGGTGCTGTTCATGAGATTAGGCAATTGCAGATGATGCTGAGGCACCTTACAAACAATCTAACTTTTCAAGAAGCTTATGACCTGACAGGGAggatcttgggcattacagtttGCTCCCCGAGAAAGCATGAACCACCGAGATGCCTCAATTACTTGACTTCACCTCATGTCGTTATATGGAGTGCAGTGACAGCTTCTTGTGCGTTTCCTGGTCTATTTGAAGCTCAAGAACTAATGGCCAAGGATAGGTCTGGTGAAATTGTGCCTTACCATCCACCCTTTCATTTGGAACCTGATGTGGCTTCTGGTGCAGCATCGCGTCGCTGGCGGGATGGTAGCTTGGAGATTGATTTGCCGATGATGCAGTTGAAAGAACTCTTCAATGTCAATCATTTTATTGTGAGTCAGGCAAATCCTCATATCGCACCTTTACTGAGGGTGAAAGAGATTGTTAGAGCTTATGGAGGCAACTTTGCTGCAAAG TTTGCCCAACTAGTTGAGATGGAGGTGAAACACAGATGCAATCAAATATTGGAGCTTGGTTTTCCATTGGGGGGAATTGCCAAGCTTTTTGCTCAGGACTGGGAGGGTGATGTAACTGTTGTAATGCCTGTAACTCTTGCTCAG TTAGCAAAAATTATACAGAACCCATCGTACGTTGAACTTCAAAAGGCAGCAAACCAAGGCAGAAGATGCATCTGGGAGAAGCTGTCAGCGATAAAAGCCAACTGTGCCATCGAGCTTTCTCTTGACGAGTGTGTTGCCATACTTAACCATATGCGAAGGTTGAAGAGAAGTGCTGAAAGAGCAGCTGCCGCTTCTCATGGTCTAGCCAGCACAGTCCGATTCAATGCATCCAAAAGAATCCCTTCTTGGAACGTCATTGCTCGAGAAAATTCAACGGGCTCCCTGGAAGATGACCTTCTGGCAGATGTCGAGTCATCTTTTCACCAAGTAGTTGGCACAGGCAGAAACGTGGCTGCACAACATGGCGCCCATGACGGAAGTGACAGTGAATCTGAAAGCGTTGATCTCAACACATGGACACGATCTGGCGGTCCCTTGATGAGAACAACTTCGGCAGACAAGTTTGTCGACTTTGTACAGAATCTTGAGACTGATTCAAGGATGAACAGAAACTACCTTCGAGTCCAGATTTCGGGAAGAGATCAAATCCATCTATGCTCGAGTGTTACAACACCGGATAGAACATCTGATACAGAATTTGATCAAATAGATTTGAATAACCGAGCTCTTCCTGGCACC GGTTCAAGCATTATGGTGGCCGAAGGAGATTTTTTGCAGCCTGAAAGAATTCGCAACGGTATAGTGTTCAATGTTGTGAGAAAGGAATCCTTGACGCCATCAAATAAGAGTAGTCATGATTCAGACCATAATAGCTCGCCACACGATTCTGTCGCAGAGTGTGTGCAACTGGACTCTCTGGAAAAGGAGATGGATATTAGCTCGGTTTCTGAAAATGAGGACGATGTAAGAGTAGGCCAACTTTATGTAGATGATGTTGATTCGAGCGGTATCTCGAATGATGGTAATTCTAGTGGCGGTATATGTGATAAGCATGCTATGGATGGTTGA
- the LOC140832237 gene encoding probable calcium-binding protein CML35 — protein sequence MKLTKIIPTKIFKRHKKSRSVSKSETDPSSFGFRTASSSDDDDGSFKKPRGLSTPTSVIPSSSPEIQSSEWFEGSPDVYLELKQAFEMIDRGREGKVKKEQLVALLSRLGAEPPSDEELNMMLSEVDKDGDGCISLEEFYAIGSAFAKPACDWELREVFAFFDSDGDGKISAEELYKVFEILGDARCTVEDCRRMIGDVDRNRDGFVCFEDFSRMMEQQR from the coding sequence ATGAAACTCACCAAGATCATCCCCACCAAGATTTTCAAGAGACACAAGAAATCTCGCTCCGTTTCCAAATCCGAAACGGACCCGTCATCTTTCGGATTCCGCACGGCTTCGTCTTCCGACGACGACGACGGATCATTCAAGAAGCCCCGCGGGTTATCCACACCCACGAGCGTTATCCCATCATCGTCACCGGAGATCCAATCCAGCGAGTGGTTTGAGGGCTCACCTGATGTTTACCTCGAACTCAAACAAGCGTTCGAGATGATCGACAGAGGCCGGGAAGGGAAGGTGAAGAAGGAGCAGCTGGTGGCCTTGCTCAGCCGTCTGGGAGCCGAGCCGCCGAGCGACGAGGAGCTGAACATGATGTTGAGTGAGGTGGATAAAGATGGGGATGGGTGCATCTCTTTGGAGGAGTTCTACGCGATCGGCTCGGCTTTTGCGAAGCCGGCTTGCGACTGGGAACTGAGGGAGGTATTCGCCTTTTTCGACTCCGATGGGGATGGGAAGATATCTGCAGAGGAGCTTTACAAAGTCTTCGAAATACTCGGCGACGCGCGGTGCACTGTGGAAGACTGCCGACGGATGATCGGAGATGTGGACCGGAACAGGGACGGATTTGTGTGCTTCGAGGATTTCAGCCGTATGATGGAGCAGCAAAGATGA
- the LOC140832238 gene encoding L-2-hydroxyglutarate dehydrogenase, mitochondrial isoform X1 translates to MMKYSVSAKILRTLTSSCRNPRSFSTGQYDSIPEEKADAVVIGAGVVGIAVARALAMRDGRDVVVIESAPTFGTGTSSRNSEVIHAGIYYPRNSLKALFCVRGRQLMYKYCKEHEIPHRQIGKLIVATSPSEIPKLNLLMARGVENGVEGLRMMEGHEATRMEPELQCMKALLSPVSGIVDSHSFMLSLLGEAETHGTIFSYSTTVIGGHRGDDGIHLHISESKSLQSWDKKSKLKPDLILTPRLVVNCAGLGALALCKRMQGINEGTIPRPYFARGCYFTLSNVKTPPFKHLIYPLPEDGGIGIHVTLDLNGQVKFGPNVEWINGADDVSSFLNLFDYSVPRDHANRFYSEIRRYYPSLKDGSLEPGYAGIRPKLCGPGQSPTDFVIQGEEIHGIPGLINLLGIESPGLTSSMAIAEHITATLSK, encoded by the exons ATGATGAAATACAGTGTCTCAGCTAAGATTTTACGGACCCTTACGTCATCATGCAGAAATCCCAGATCATTTTCCACGGGACAATACGATTCGATACCCGAGGAAAAGGCGGATGCGGTGGTTATCGGTGCCGGCGTGGTGGGCATAGCGGTGGCGCGTGCGCTTGCCATGAGAGACGGGAGAGATGTTGTAGTGATAGAGTCTGCTCCCACTTTTGGGACAGGCACAAGCTCTCGAAACAGTGAAGTTATTCACGCTGGGATTTACTATCCTCGGAATTCGCTCAAG GCACTTTTCTGTGTCAGAGGAAGACAACTGATGTACAAATACTGTAAAGAGCATGAAATTCCCCATCGGCAAATTGGCAAGCTTATTGTTGCTACAAGCCCATCAGAAATTCCGAAGTTGAACTTGTTGATGGCTAGAGGAGTAGAGAATGGAGTTGAAGGGCTTAGGATGATGGAAGGTCACGAAGCTACAAGAATGGAACCTGAATTACAATGCATGAAAGCCTTACTATCACCCGTTTCTGGGATAGTCGACAGCCATTCATTTATGCTATCGTTATTG GGGGAAGCTGAAACCCATGGCACAATTTTCTCTTACAGTACCACTGTAATTGGCGGTCACCGTGGAGATGACGGTATCCATCTGCACATTTCCGAGAGCAAATCCCTTCAAAGCTGGGATAAGAAATCTAAGCTAAAGCCAGACCTCATTCTCACGCCCAGGCTTGTCGTGAACTGTGCTGGCCTTGGTGCCTTGGCTCTTTGTAAGAGAATGCAAGGCATAAACGAAGGAACCATTCCCAGACCCTATTTTGCTCGTGGTTGCTATTTCACACTATCAAATGTTAAAACTCCCCCGTTTAAACATTTGATCTATCCCCttccagaagatggtggcaTTGGCATCCATGTTACGTTGGATTTGAATGGACAGGTCAAATTCGGTCCCAATGTTGAATGGATTAATGGTGCAGATGATGTCTCAAGCTTCCTTAACTT GTTTGATTATTCAGTGCCCAGAGATCATGCAAACCGGTTTTATTCTGAGATAAGAAGGTACTACCCTAGTTTGAAGGATGGATCATTGGAACCAGGCTATGCTGGCATTCGACCAAAACTTTGTGGGCCGGGACAGAGTCCCACTGATTTTGTGATACAG GGAGAGGAGATTCATGGTATACCAGGCCTCATTAACCTTCTTGGTATAGAATCACCTGGGCTCACTTCAAGTATGGCCATTGCAGAGCATATCACTGCCACTTTATCAAAATAA
- the LOC140832238 gene encoding L-2-hydroxyglutarate dehydrogenase, mitochondrial isoform X2, translating to MRDGRDVVVIESAPTFGTGTSSRNSEVIHAGIYYPRNSLKALFCVRGRQLMYKYCKEHEIPHRQIGKLIVATSPSEIPKLNLLMARGVENGVEGLRMMEGHEATRMEPELQCMKALLSPVSGIVDSHSFMLSLLGEAETHGTIFSYSTTVIGGHRGDDGIHLHISESKSLQSWDKKSKLKPDLILTPRLVVNCAGLGALALCKRMQGINEGTIPRPYFARGCYFTLSNVKTPPFKHLIYPLPEDGGIGIHVTLDLNGQVKFGPNVEWINGADDVSSFLNLFDYSVPRDHANRFYSEIRRYYPSLKDGSLEPGYAGIRPKLCGPGQSPTDFVIQGEEIHGIPGLINLLGIESPGLTSSMAIAEHITATLSK from the exons ATGAGAGACGGGAGAGATGTTGTAGTGATAGAGTCTGCTCCCACTTTTGGGACAGGCACAAGCTCTCGAAACAGTGAAGTTATTCACGCTGGGATTTACTATCCTCGGAATTCGCTCAAG GCACTTTTCTGTGTCAGAGGAAGACAACTGATGTACAAATACTGTAAAGAGCATGAAATTCCCCATCGGCAAATTGGCAAGCTTATTGTTGCTACAAGCCCATCAGAAATTCCGAAGTTGAACTTGTTGATGGCTAGAGGAGTAGAGAATGGAGTTGAAGGGCTTAGGATGATGGAAGGTCACGAAGCTACAAGAATGGAACCTGAATTACAATGCATGAAAGCCTTACTATCACCCGTTTCTGGGATAGTCGACAGCCATTCATTTATGCTATCGTTATTG GGGGAAGCTGAAACCCATGGCACAATTTTCTCTTACAGTACCACTGTAATTGGCGGTCACCGTGGAGATGACGGTATCCATCTGCACATTTCCGAGAGCAAATCCCTTCAAAGCTGGGATAAGAAATCTAAGCTAAAGCCAGACCTCATTCTCACGCCCAGGCTTGTCGTGAACTGTGCTGGCCTTGGTGCCTTGGCTCTTTGTAAGAGAATGCAAGGCATAAACGAAGGAACCATTCCCAGACCCTATTTTGCTCGTGGTTGCTATTTCACACTATCAAATGTTAAAACTCCCCCGTTTAAACATTTGATCTATCCCCttccagaagatggtggcaTTGGCATCCATGTTACGTTGGATTTGAATGGACAGGTCAAATTCGGTCCCAATGTTGAATGGATTAATGGTGCAGATGATGTCTCAAGCTTCCTTAACTT GTTTGATTATTCAGTGCCCAGAGATCATGCAAACCGGTTTTATTCTGAGATAAGAAGGTACTACCCTAGTTTGAAGGATGGATCATTGGAACCAGGCTATGCTGGCATTCGACCAAAACTTTGTGGGCCGGGACAGAGTCCCACTGATTTTGTGATACAG GGAGAGGAGATTCATGGTATACCAGGCCTCATTAACCTTCTTGGTATAGAATCACCTGGGCTCACTTCAAGTATGGCCATTGCAGAGCATATCACTGCCACTTTATCAAAATAA
- the LOC140832239 gene encoding uncharacterized protein At5g39865-like, translated as MGCSASRSCNFISQQQNPTSNSSSSRSNSQFQSPCYSFSDPSTTPVSRTVSIVTPLIHHPPSRKGDSHHFVSLTSTTYGYLGLMEPQNTGFSGQDFAKSTAQMKKIRDLGESEDSFSPDSVVNTWELMEGLDDDEFNFQIMGSHKREMDASEMVKSYDFVENEESKPLWKHLSEESLLAKLDFNVVSSYRKALLTKRHGYERFKNVSSRSQKIESLESNDSCCLVSVVDDFCHLVGADDRIVLYYTSLRGIRKTYEDCCSVRVILRSFRVCVDERDISMDQSYRKELQGALNGKTPSLPQVFIKGKHIGGVEEIKLLNETGKLANLLEGFPLMDLGFVCKNCGDARFLPCPNCNGSRKVYEEEGKLRKCPDCNENGLVRCSGCCR; from the coding sequence ATGGGTTGCTCTGCTTCTCGTTCTTGTAATTTCATATCTCAACAGCAAAATCCCACCTCAAATTCATCTTCTTCACGTTCAAATTCACAGTTCCAGTCCCCTTGTTACTCGTTTTCTGACCCTTCTACTACTCCGGTTTCAAGAACTGTTTCCATTGTTACCCCTCTAATACATCACCCGCCATCAAGGAAAGGGGACTCACACCACTTTGTTTCCCTCACTTCTACTACTTATGGTTACCTTGGGCTAATGGAGCCCCAAAACACTGGTTTTAGCGGGCAAGATTTTGCAAAATCGACGGCCCAGATGAAAAAGATTCGAGATTTAGGTGAATCTGAGGACTCTTTTTCCCCGGACTCGGTTGTCAATACGTGGGAGCTCATGGAAGGGCTAGATGACGATGAGTTTAATTTCCAAATAATGGGCTCCCATAAAAGAGAGATGGATGCGAGTGAGATGGTGAAATCTTATGATTTTGTGGAGAATGAGGAATCTAAGCCTTTGTGGAAGCATTTGTCTGAGGAATCTTTGCTTGCAAAATTGGACTTCAATGTGGTGTCGAGTTATCGAAAGGCATTGTTAACTAAACGACATGGATATGAAAGGTTTAAAAACGTTTCAAGTCGATCCCAAAAGATCGAATCTTTGGAGTCAAATGATTCATGTTGTCTGGTGTccgttgttgatgatttttgtCATTTGGTCGGAGCTGATGATAGGATTGTATTGTATTATACTAGTTTGAGGGGAATTAGAAAGACTTATGAGGATTGTTGCTCGGTTCGAGTGATTCTTAGGAGTTTTAGAGTGTGTGTAGATGAAAGGGACATCTCAATGGATCAGTCATATAGGAAGGAGTTGCAGGGCGCGTTGAATGGGAAGACACCGAGCTTGCCACAAGTATTTATCAAGGGGAAGCACATTGGCGGAGTGGAGGAGATCAAGCTACTTAATGAGACAGGGAAACTGGCCAATCTTTTGGAAGGTTTCCCTCTAATGGACTTGGGATTTGTATGCAAGAATTGTGGGGATGCAAGGTTTTTGCCTTGCCCAAATTGCAACGGGAGTCGTAAGGTTTATGAAGAAGAAGGGAAATTGAGAAAGTGCCCTGATTGCAACGAGAATGGGTTGGTTCGATGCTCTGGCTGTTGCCGTTGA